CTCAAGCTAGCTAGGTAGCTATCAATTTTGTCATACCAGGCTCTTGGTGCTTGTTTTAAGCCATACAAGGCCTTTTTCAGTTTGTACACTTTGTCCTCTTCACCAACAACTTTGAAACCTTCAGGCTGCTCGACATTAATCTCTTCTTCAAGTAAACTATTGAAGAAAGCTGACTTTACATCAAGTTGATGCATCTTCCATTGCTTCTGTGCAGCCAAAGCAACTAGCAGCCTAATTGTGTCAAGCCTAGCCACTGGTGCAAATGTCTCAAAGTAGTCAATATCATACTTCTGACTGAATCCCTTCACTACTACTCTTGCCTTCAACTTGTTCAGAGTTCCATCACCATTGTGTTTGGCTCGAAACACCCATTTCACTCCTATGACTTTCCTGTTGGCTGGTCTTGCAAATAGCTCCCAGGTCTGGTTTTTATGAATCATGTTCATTTCATCGAGCATAGCCTATTTCCATCCTTGTTGAGCTTCAACTTCTTCAAAATAGCTTGGTTCAATAGCAACCACTTCAGCCCTTTCATATATTTCACTTAAAGATTTGGTTCCCCTGACTAGCTTATGGTCAATGTCCATTTCAGGACAATTTTGATCAGCTTCAGTCTAATCAGTCACCAGGTCTTCAGCAGCAACATCTGATTCATTTTTATCCCAATTTCAActtgaattttcatcaaatacaACATCCGTACTTACAATTCTTTTTTGGATGAAGGATCCAAGACCCTATAGCCTTTCTTAATACTGTTATAGCCCACTAGGATGCCAGGTTGAGCCTTCTTGGCCAACTTATCTCTTTTTACTGCTGGGACATGTGCATAGCAAAGCAGCCAAAGACCCTCAGATGAGCTAGTGATGGTTTGAACCCAAACCAGGCCTCGAATGGATTTTTATGAACCAATACCTTAGTTGGTAGCCTGTTTTGAAGATATACAATAGTGTTAACTGCCTCAGCCCACaagattttaggtaaatttctCTCAAACAACAGACATCTTGCCATATCCATCAAATTTCTATTATGTTTTTCACTAACACCATTTTATTGAGGTGTGTAGGTGTTGGTGAGTTGGTGCTTAGTGTCTTCTTCATCACAGAAAATCTGAAACTTTGTTGAGGTACACTCTGTCCCATTATCTGACTTCAATGTCTTCAGCTTGCAACCTATTTCTGTTTCTGCTGTAGCCTTGAACTTCCAAAATACTGAGGCCACTTCTGACTTGTGTTTTAGGAAATAAATCCAACAATACCTCGagtaatcatcaatgaaaagaatgaaatacCTGCTACCGTTCAAGGACTATGTCTTCATAGGGCCACATACATCATTGTAGACTAGCTGCAACCTTTTAGAAACTCTCTAGGCCTTGCTTGAAAAAAATGGCAATCTGGCTTGTTTTCCTAGCTAGCATACCTCACATACATCTTCCTTCTCAACAGAATTGGTGAAGTTTTCAACCAAGTCTTCTTTGGTTAGTTTAGCTAGTGAGTTGTAGTTGACATGGCCTAGCCTCTTGTGCCACAACTTGGATTCATCTAACACTACTGTGTGGCATTGTCTGAGCTTTTATTCAAGTATACTACAAAACTTCTATCAACCATAGTCACTGACATAAGCttggatccacttggatcactgATCAGACATTATTTGCCTTTGAACACTACTAAATAGCCCTTTTTCAGCAACTGAGCTATACTGAGTagatttctatcaatttcaggCACAAACAAGACATTTGAAACAAGTTTGATACCTGTGAGAGTGTCAATCAACACATCTCCTTTGCCTTCAGCTTTGATGGAGTGTCCATTGCCAACTTTCACCATTGTTTTGAAGCTTCTGTCAATGTTCTTGAAGATAGCAGCATTAGGAGTCATGTGGTTTGTGCAACCACTGTCTATCAGCCATCCTTTTGTGGCTTTTCCTTTGGCAGCTGAGCAAGAAACTACAAAGACTTGCTCTTCATGGTCACTACCATCTTCTGCCACTTGAGCTTCAGCTCTTAGCTGTTAAGGTTGGTTTTGTCTCAGCTTGCCTTTGTTTCTACAAACTTTCTCATCATGGCCCATCTTTTTGCAGACTTTGCACTGCACATCAGgcctaaaccaaaaattttctcTTGGATGACTGATCCTTTTGTAGTATGGGAAAGGAGGATATTTCCTTCTTACTCCTCTTTTTGGCTTGTCAGACTAGACCTTTCTCCTTTTGTAGCCAAAGGAGCTCGAGGCAAGTCTGCTATTGGCTTGGAAGGCACCTTCTTGATACTTCTCCTGCCTGCTGGCCCTTCTTTGCTCTTGAGCACAAAGAGCATTGATCAGCTCAATCAAAGAGATACTAGTCAAATATTTCGAGTCTTCAAGGGAAGAGATCTTTGCTTCATATCTCTCAGGCAAAGTTGAGATAACCTTCTCTACAATTCTTGCTTTACTAAACTGGTCCCCAAGCAATCTGATGTTGTttactaggggtgagcaaaactcgattcgactcgaaaaaataaaaaaaattcgaatttcgagttaaacgaatcgagttattcgagttaatcgagttattcgaatcaactcgaatttttttttttgaatttcgagtttgaatcgagttgagttttcgaattcgaataactcgaataattcgaataattcgaatatcaaactataatattttacatttttaccctaaactcccaaactttattacttttccctcaaaacttttactccttcccactttccccccaaaacttttgcTCCcttcccctcccaaccccccaatctacccaaaatccatttcccaccaaaattttactcttccatttactttttctcaaaattttattcccaaaaaccctcaaaaccttttattttccctaaaatttttactcctccacttttccctaa
The window above is part of the Gossypium raimondii isolate GPD5lz chromosome 9, ASM2569854v1, whole genome shotgun sequence genome. Proteins encoded here:
- the LOC128032530 gene encoding uncharacterized protein LOC128032530, whose protein sequence is MGHDEKLRAEAQVAEDGSDHEEQVFVVSCSAAKGKATKGWLIDSGCTNHMTPNAAIFKNIDRSFKTMVKVGNGHSIKAEGKGDVLIDTLTGIKLVSNVLFVPEIDRNLLSIAQLLKKGYLLRQCHTVVLDESKLWHKRLGHVNYNSLAKLTKEDLVENFTNSVEKEDVCETEADQNCPEMDIDHKLVRGTKSLSEIYERAEVVAIEPSYFEEVEAQQGWK